One Acetobacterium sp. KB-1 DNA segment encodes these proteins:
- a CDS encoding IS3 family transposase (programmed frameshift), protein MTRRERRIFTDEFKNQVVQLYLNGKPRHEIIKEYELSASAFDRWVKQHQNSGSFKEKDNRSDEENELIKLRKEVQQLKMENDIPKASSADHRTKVEVIQANQDRYSVSAMCKVLKITRSTYYYESKTRKSEDEKKLKQDITDIFKASRRNYGTRKIKKELEKKKQIVSRRRIGRIMKELGLVSTYTIAQFKVHKTPVNNDKIQNEVNRQFDDREQLEVVVSDLTYVRVAGKWNYVCILLDLYNREIIGYSAGAQKDAMLVYQAFATVKYRLDKISIFHTDRGNEFKNNIIDGIIDTFNIRRSLSQKGCPYDNAVAEATFKVFKTEFVYPNTFDSLEQLKLELFDYIHWYNHIRIHSSLDYMTPIEFKTADLKKVV, encoded by the exons ATGACCAGAAGAGAACGCCGAATTTTTACAGATGAATTTAAAAATCAGGTCGTCCAATTATATTTAAACGGAAAACCCAGACATGAAATTATTAAGGAGTATGAATTGTCAGCTTCAGCCTTTGATCGTTGGGTGAAACAGCATCAAAACTCCGGATCATTTAAAGAAAAAGACAACCGCAGTGATGAAGAAAACGAGTTAATCAAATTGCGCAAAGAAGTCCAACAATTAAAAATGGAAAACGACATCC CTAAAGCAAGCAGCGCTGATCATAGGACGAAAGTAGAAGTCATCCAAGCGAATCAAGACAGATACTCGGTATCAGCAATGTGTAAAGTCCTAAAAATAACACGAAGCACCTATTATTATGAGTCTAAAACCCGAAAATCAGAAGATGAAAAAAAACTGAAACAGGATATTACCGACATTTTCAAGGCTAGCAGGCGTAATTATGGCACGCGTAAAATCAAAAAAGAACTGGAAAAGAAAAAACAGATTGTATCACGCCGACGGATTGGCCGAATAATGAAAGAACTGGGCCTGGTATCGACCTATACAATCGCTCAATTCAAAGTTCATAAAACACCGGTAAACAATGATAAAATCCAAAACGAAGTTAATCGCCAGTTTGATGACAGAGAGCAGCTGGAAGTAGTTGTCAGTGATCTTACCTATGTTCGTGTTGCCGGAAAATGGAATTATGTATGTATTCTTCTGGATTTATACAATCGCGAAATTATTGGTTACAGCGCAGGCGCGCAAAAAGATGCCATGCTTGTTTATCAGGCTTTTGCAACGGTCAAATACAGACTGGATAAGATATCAATCTTCCATACGGATCGTGGAAATGAATTTAAAAACAATATTATTGATGGGATCATCGATACGTTTAATATCAGACGTTCATTGAGTCAAAAAGGTTGTCCGTATGACAATGCCGTTGCTGAAGCTACCTTTAAAGTTTTTAAAACTGAATTTGTGTATCCGAATACGTTTGACTCCCTGGAACAGCTAAAACTGGAATTGTTTGATTATATTCATTGGTATAATCACATCCGAATTCATTCGTCTCTTGATTATATGACGCCGATTGAATTCAAAACAGCAGACCTTAAAAAAGTTGTCTGA
- a CDS encoding type II secretion system protein — MKKIDRFRSKKGFTLIEVIAGLLITGILMVAVISVFLMSQKIYTRGGDISYKQKSITNIETELQNAIATATDIKIETSKPGVGAFYGIGFNEKGECVEVINGDEYKTDQITEISFSVSNGNTMNYEIVPKHEMSVLKGGIVMNNIKGAILNTQLNGIDKKGYLVITLVN, encoded by the coding sequence ATGAAAAAAATAGATCGCTTCAGATCAAAAAAAGGTTTCACGCTGATTGAAGTAATAGCAGGACTGCTCATCACCGGGATTCTGATGGTGGCGGTAATTTCTGTTTTCCTCATGTCACAAAAGATTTATACTCGTGGTGGTGATATTTCTTATAAACAAAAGAGTATTACGAATATAGAAACCGAATTGCAGAATGCTATAGCCACAGCAACTGATATTAAGATAGAGACAAGCAAGCCGGGTGTAGGGGCTTTTTACGGTATTGGTTTTAATGAAAAAGGCGAATGTGTTGAAGTGATTAATGGAGATGAATATAAAACTGATCAGATCACGGAGATTAGCTTCAGTGTTAGCAATGGTAATACCATGAATTACGAAATCGTACCGAAACATGAGATGTCTGTTTTAAAGGGTGGTATTGTAATGAACAATATCAAAGGCGCTATCCTAAACACCCAACTTAATGGTATCGATAAGAAAGGTTATCTTGTGATTACGCTGGTTAACTAA
- a CDS encoding prepilin-type N-terminal cleavage/methylation domain-containing protein: MNNKKGFTLTEIIVVLVILAVLAAFAIPTMLGFVSHSQESLCDTQRKDIVRLFETQSRITPGLNINAFTEENYGDEAHLCPRGGVCYGYSYYENEDHAVGVMYCSEHTTVADGRLYLDTLVLLDKIKDMSDEEIRKYLGITNSNFSNDTFRAKILKENGGEWELMPQTVLSKTTYQKSSSDLRVQAYFFGNNWKESIIYSNPAKDTTGTNLWATNLVFNHENGKWYEYIVKHPFNDSRESFSMTSLNHMTWTSFKEELNDAAKWQVVE; encoded by the coding sequence ATGAATAATAAAAAAGGCTTTACCTTGACCGAAATCATCGTCGTTCTGGTTATTTTAGCTGTTCTGGCAGCCTTTGCTATTCCGACGATGCTGGGCTTTGTCAGTCATTCACAGGAGTCTTTGTGCGACACCCAGCGCAAGGATATTGTTCGGCTCTTTGAAACCCAATCCCGGATTACGCCAGGCTTGAATATTAATGCTTTTACAGAAGAAAATTATGGCGACGAAGCTCATCTGTGCCCCAGAGGCGGTGTTTGTTATGGGTATTCCTACTATGAAAACGAGGATCACGCTGTGGGGGTAATGTACTGCTCAGAACACACAACGGTTGCTGATGGCAGACTTTATCTTGACACGCTAGTGCTTTTAGATAAGATTAAAGACATGTCAGACGAAGAAATACGAAAATATTTGGGGATCACGAATAGCAATTTTTCAAATGATACGTTTCGGGCAAAAATACTAAAAGAAAATGGTGGGGAGTGGGAATTAATGCCTCAGACGGTATTGAGTAAAACCACGTATCAAAAGAGTTCTTCAGATTTACGGGTACAGGCCTACTTTTTTGGAAATAATTGGAAAGAATCCATAATCTATTCCAATCCGGCTAAAGATACCACGGGGACGAATTTATGGGCAACGAATCTGGTTTTCAATCATGAAAACGGCAAATGGTATGAATATATTGTCAAACATCCTTTCAATGATAGTCGTGAAAGCTTCAGCATGACAAGTCTTAATCATATGACGTGGACATCTTTCAAAGAAGAACTTAACGATGCGGCCAAATGGCAAGTGGTTGAATAA
- a CDS encoding A24 family peptidase: MTIPNGLVIALMAPALLSFFFFPQIGLLSRVIGMGVISLPMLVLALFIADAFGGGDIKLMGVAGFLLGWENTLLAAFIGLILGGAVAVMLLARKTKDKHMAFGPYLCIGIMTALLFGDIIIQWYFNLFGL; the protein is encoded by the coding sequence ATGACCATTCCCAATGGTCTCGTGATTGCGCTGATGGCACCGGCTTTACTCAGCTTTTTCTTTTTCCCTCAGATCGGGCTCCTTTCCCGAGTGATTGGCATGGGAGTGATTAGTCTGCCGATGTTGGTCCTGGCTCTTTTTATCGCCGATGCCTTTGGCGGTGGGGATATTAAGCTGATGGGGGTCGCCGGATTTCTGTTGGGCTGGGAAAATACTTTGCTGGCAGCCTTTATTGGCCTGATCCTTGGGGGCGCGGTGGCAGTTATGCTGCTGGCCAGAAAAACAAAGGATAAGCATATGGCCTTTGGCCCTTATTTATGCATCGGAATCATGACAGCATTACTATTTGGTGATATAATAATACAGTGGTATTTTAACCTGTTCGGGTTATAA
- a CDS encoding prepilin-type N-terminal cleavage/methylation domain-containing protein, translating to MEWIKKQRDQKKGFTLVEIIVVLVVLAILAAFTIPTMLGFVADARGKAYIAEAREVYVAAQAVATEFSGITDLTDSESNQWFGLSNCLGSTKISYRSKYKPDHFDYDSPRVQASLKMFSYLRSDLEISDLDLMTKPQATPENQEAAWTVTVGVDPADGKTGKVNKVVYLKNGYRVTIENNNTSVAKW from the coding sequence ATGGAGTGGATTAAAAAACAGCGTGATCAAAAAAAAGGGTTTACCCTGGTCGAAATTATTGTCGTCTTAGTGGTTCTGGCGATACTGGCCGCCTTTACCATACCGACGATGCTGGGATTTGTCGCAGATGCCAGAGGAAAAGCCTATATTGCTGAAGCCCGGGAGGTTTATGTCGCGGCACAAGCGGTAGCAACCGAATTTAGTGGAATCACTGATTTGACGGATTCGGAAAGTAATCAATGGTTTGGATTATCAAATTGTTTAGGTTCGACAAAGATATCGTATCGGAGTAAATATAAACCGGATCATTTTGACTATGACTCTCCCAGAGTTCAGGCGAGTTTGAAAATGTTTAGTTACCTTAGATCTGATCTTGAAATTTCAGATCTTGATTTGATGACTAAGCCTCAAGCCACACCGGAGAATCAGGAGGCAGCTTGGACAGTAACGGTTGGTGTTGACCCGGCAGATGGAAAAACCGGAAAAGTAAATAAAGTGGTATACCTAAAAAATGGCTATCGGGTAACCATTGAAAATAATAATACAAGCGTTGCAAAATGGTGA
- the rpiB gene encoding ribose 5-phosphate isomerase B, translating to MKIAIGSDHGGLGLKETIKPFLIEQGHEVVDFGTDTVDSCDYPIYGERVGEAVSFGDCERGIAICGTGLGISMAVNKVPGIRAALCTNEFMAEMSREHNNANVLVLGARVLGEGLAMRIVKIWLETAFAGGRHQRRIDGITAIEKKYSK from the coding sequence ATGAAAATTGCAATAGGTTCGGATCATGGCGGCTTGGGTTTAAAAGAAACCATTAAACCGTTTTTAATTGAGCAGGGTCATGAGGTCGTCGATTTTGGAACGGATACCGTTGATTCATGTGACTATCCCATTTATGGGGAACGAGTTGGCGAAGCGGTCAGCTTTGGTGACTGTGAACGGGGAATCGCGATCTGTGGAACCGGCTTAGGTATTTCCATGGCGGTTAACAAGGTGCCGGGAATACGGGCAGCATTATGTACCAATGAGTTTATGGCAGAAATGTCAAGAGAACACAATAATGCTAATGTATTGGTGTTGGGCGCCCGGGTTTTAGGAGAGGGCCTGGCCATGCGGATCGTTAAGATCTGGTTGGAAACGGCGTTTGCCGGAGGCCGTCATCAACGTCGTATTGATGGGATTACCGCGATCGAAAAAAAATATTCAAAATAA
- a CDS encoding arsenic metallochaperone ArsD family protein, which produces MKKVEIYEPAGCASGVCDPMIEADLIRIERMVKDLRERGVSVSRYNVIDDMPAFMDSFVVKEAIATKGIDCLPITIVAGKIEMLGKYPTDLALAKWAGLPWSDLEIYAEREKRGQTVLFGFSDEVKKSDCDDSDCSGDCDSCS; this is translated from the coding sequence ATGAAAAAAGTAGAAATATACGAACCAGCGGGCTGCGCCAGTGGCGTTTGCGACCCGATGATTGAAGCAGATTTGATTCGAATTGAGCGAATGGTAAAGGATTTACGAGAACGCGGTGTTTCGGTGTCGCGATATAACGTCATCGACGATATGCCGGCATTTATGGATAGCTTTGTGGTAAAGGAAGCTATTGCCACGAAAGGCATTGACTGTCTGCCAATTACGATTGTGGCGGGCAAAATTGAGATGTTGGGAAAATATCCAACAGATTTGGCTTTAGCAAAATGGGCGGGACTTCCCTGGAGTGATTTAGAAATTTATGCAGAGCGGGAAAAACGGGGCCAAACAGTTTTATTCGGGTTTTCTGATGAAGTCAAAAAAAGTGACTGTGATGACAGTGACTGCTCAGGTGATTGCGATAGCTGTAGTTGA
- a CDS encoding L-threonylcarbamoyladenylate synthase, translating to MKSKIITIENINDAALSDLETAAAFIKAGGTVVFPTETVYGLGGDAFNPLAIKKIFEAKGRPDDNPLIVHIASLDAVGPLVAAIPEKAERLMKAFWPGPLTIVMEKAVTIPAVVTGGLNTVGVRFPDHPIAQAFIKMAGCPIAAPSANRSGRPSPTQGKHVLEDLDGRVDGIILSSDTELGLESTVIDMTVEPPMVLRPGDVTLAELREVLGQVAVSTNVTQNVVPEKIASPGMKYTHYSPKGDLVVVKGTSEEICEKITRALSHYKGNPMTIGVLASDETMGCYREGLIISLGSRNDPREMSKNLFSRLRTFDELGVEKIYAEDIPLDNETLALINRLYKAAGYTFI from the coding sequence ATGAAAAGCAAAATAATAACGATCGAAAACATTAATGATGCGGCGTTAAGTGATTTAGAAACAGCCGCCGCTTTTATTAAGGCTGGCGGAACAGTTGTTTTTCCGACGGAAACGGTTTACGGATTGGGGGGAGATGCCTTCAATCCCCTGGCCATCAAAAAAATATTTGAAGCCAAGGGCCGGCCGGACGATAATCCGCTGATTGTTCACATCGCCAGTCTGGATGCAGTGGGGCCGTTGGTTGCCGCGATTCCTGAAAAGGCGGAACGATTGATGAAGGCTTTTTGGCCCGGTCCACTAACCATCGTCATGGAAAAGGCAGTTACAATTCCCGCTGTGGTGACGGGAGGCTTAAATACGGTTGGGGTAAGATTTCCGGATCACCCCATTGCCCAGGCATTTATCAAAATGGCTGGTTGCCCGATTGCCGCCCCCAGCGCCAATCGATCCGGCCGCCCCAGTCCGACGCAGGGAAAACATGTGCTTGAGGACCTGGATGGGCGGGTTGACGGTATTATTTTATCGTCCGATACCGAACTGGGTTTGGAATCGACGGTTATCGATATGACCGTCGAACCGCCGATGGTACTAAGGCCCGGGGATGTTACCCTGGCAGAACTCCGAGAGGTTTTAGGCCAGGTCGCAGTTTCCACCAATGTGACCCAAAATGTAGTGCCGGAAAAGATCGCGTCACCCGGGATGAAATACACCCACTATTCGCCCAAGGGGGATCTGGTCGTTGTTAAGGGAACGTCAGAAGAGATTTGCGAGAAAATCACCAGGGCACTTTCTCACTACAAGGGAAATCCCATGACGATTGGGGTATTGGCCAGCGATGAAACGATGGGGTGTTATCGGGAGGGCCTGATTATTTCGCTGGGAAGCCGAAATGATCCCAGGGAGATGTCAAAAAATCTTTTTTCCCGGCTCCGGACCTTTGATGAGCTTGGGGTTGAAAAGATCTATGCAGAGGATATTCCGCTGGATAATGAAACATTGGCCTTAATTAATCGGCTGTATAAAGCGGCTGGCTATACCTTTATATAA
- a CDS encoding ATP synthase subunit I, translated as MMKTIKIFKNLSLETKIMVDGGFVCLGLMLFGFLAKEPLFFVLGVLFGGAYSILNFRLMQLTFDKAMKMPSARAQKYVQTRYFLRYLLTGVVIYVAIINPWVNIVGVILGLVAVKISVLINTTVSKASKKNVLINKA; from the coding sequence ATGATGAAAACGATAAAGATTTTTAAGAACCTATCTTTAGAAACAAAAATAATGGTTGATGGCGGATTCGTCTGCCTGGGATTAATGCTATTTGGTTTTTTGGCGAAAGAGCCACTTTTCTTTGTGTTAGGGGTTCTCTTTGGGGGCGCTTACAGCATCCTCAATTTCAGATTAATGCAATTAACTTTTGACAAGGCAATGAAAATGCCATCGGCGAGGGCTCAAAAATATGTTCAGACCAGATATTTTTTGAGATACCTATTAACCGGTGTTGTTATATATGTGGCAATTATTAATCCCTGGGTAAACATCGTCGGTGTGATCCTTGGTTTAGTTGCCGTGAAGATTTCAGTTTTAATCAATACAACAGTATCAAAAGCATCAAAAAAAAACGTCTTGATTAATAAGGCGTAA
- a CDS encoding prepilin-type N-terminal cleavage/methylation domain-containing protein — translation MKNGKKSIKLKKGFTLVEIIVVLVVLAILAAFTIPTMLGFVADAKGKAYIAEAREVYVAAQTTATEIVGTGVGLDKTNSGNNPYDDLNSYWVSRCETTGSKSYHNAASMQMKKYLGNDLKITNLDYRGNYAQDDSYWYVIMDYAVGNPGKVKEVYYAKNGYVVWFNEENVTVKKLEASASRPAVPWNK, via the coding sequence ATGAAAAATGGTAAAAAGAGCATAAAACTAAAAAAAGGATTTACCCTGGTCGAAATTATTGTGGTACTGGTGGTACTGGCTATCTTAGCAGCCTTTACCATTCCAACAATGCTGGGGTTTGTCGCGGATGCCAAGGGGAAAGCCTATATCGCTGAAGCCAGGGAAGTGTATGTGGCAGCACAGACAACGGCGACGGAAATCGTTGGGACCGGTGTAGGGTTGGATAAAACTAACAGTGGTAATAATCCGTATGATGATCTAAATTCATATTGGGTATCGCGATGTGAGACGACGGGTTCAAAAAGTTATCATAATGCGGCCAGCATGCAAATGAAAAAATACCTTGGTAATGATTTGAAAATTACTAATTTGGATTATCGTGGCAATTATGCACAGGACGATTCCTATTGGTATGTGATTATGGATTATGCGGTGGGGAATCCAGGTAAGGTAAAAGAGGTCTATTATGCCAAGAATGGATATGTTGTTTGGTTTAATGAGGAAAATGTGACGGTGAAAAAGCTGGAAGCTTCGGCTTCCCGACCGGCGGTACCTTGGAATAAATAA
- a CDS encoding nicotinate phosphoribosyltransferase — MQFDRKLQLATDLYQFTMGNVYVQDGKENEEAVFDVFIRNNPFQGGYTVVAGLEQVVEYINGIRFTREDTVLLKKNHPEFSPIFLTYLENFKFEGEIFAIPEGSIVFPMEPIIRVKAPLIQAQIVETTILSIINHQTLIATKASRIIEEARGDVVMEFGLRRAHGTEAGYYGARAAVIGGCTGTSVVETEAMLNRPAMGTMSHSFILSYDTELEAFEKYVKYNPDNAILLVDTYNTLEKGVPNAIKVFKKALATGGITGRYGIRIDSGDLAYFSIEARKMLDDAGLKDAGIVASSDLDEHLIKDLKSQGAKINSWGVGTKLITAYDCPALGGVYKLAVISGKAKLKVSNDPEKITNPGYKKVFRIYGKSNGMALADLITLADETINEAEPLTIFHPVHTWKKRMITDYYIRELLVPVFIDGRCVYQSPTISEIGQHLKDEKESLWPAFKRMVNPHGYHVDLSQNLWTLKQQLLSDAE, encoded by the coding sequence ATGCAATTTGACCGAAAGCTTCAGCTTGCAACGGATTTATACCAATTTACCATGGGAAATGTATACGTTCAAGATGGTAAGGAAAATGAAGAAGCCGTTTTTGATGTTTTTATTAGAAATAACCCGTTTCAGGGTGGTTATACAGTTGTTGCCGGGTTGGAACAGGTTGTTGAGTATATCAATGGGATCCGGTTTACACGGGAAGATACGGTATTACTAAAAAAGAATCATCCTGAATTTTCACCCATTTTTTTAACCTATCTGGAGAATTTTAAATTCGAAGGAGAAATATTTGCCATTCCGGAAGGCAGTATTGTATTTCCGATGGAACCGATTATTCGGGTCAAGGCGCCGCTGATTCAGGCCCAGATTGTGGAAACCACGATTCTCAGTATTATCAATCATCAAACCCTCATCGCCACCAAGGCATCCCGGATTATAGAAGAAGCCCGTGGGGATGTCGTCATGGAGTTTGGTTTGCGCCGGGCCCACGGAACAGAAGCCGGTTATTATGGCGCTCGAGCCGCTGTCATCGGTGGCTGTACCGGAACCAGTGTGGTGGAAACTGAAGCGATGCTTAATCGCCCGGCAATGGGAACCATGAGTCATAGTTTTATTTTAAGCTATGATACCGAACTGGAAGCCTTTGAGAAATATGTTAAGTACAATCCAGACAATGCCATCCTTTTAGTCGATACCTATAATACTCTGGAAAAAGGCGTCCCCAATGCCATTAAGGTGTTTAAAAAAGCGCTGGCTACGGGCGGGATTACCGGACGATATGGGATTCGAATTGATTCCGGCGATTTGGCTTATTTTAGCATTGAAGCCAGAAAAATGCTGGATGATGCGGGCCTTAAAGATGCCGGAATTGTGGCATCGTCAGATCTGGATGAACATCTGATCAAAGATTTAAAAAGTCAGGGCGCAAAAATTAATTCCTGGGGTGTCGGCACTAAGTTGATTACCGCCTATGATTGCCCTGCTTTGGGTGGCGTTTATAAATTGGCGGTGATTTCCGGCAAAGCAAAGTTAAAAGTTTCTAATGATCCGGAAAAGATCACCAACCCCGGATATAAGAAAGTTTTCCGTATTTATGGAAAAAGTAACGGGATGGCCCTGGCGGATTTAATTACACTGGCGGATGAAACCATTAATGAAGCGGAACCATTGACTATTTTTCATCCGGTTCATACCTGGAAAAAACGAATGATCACCGACTATTATATTCGGGAATTGTTGGTGCCGGTATTTATTGATGGAAGATGTGTGTATCAATCCCCGACGATCTCAGAAATTGGGCAGCACTTAAAAGATGAAAAGGAAAGTTTGTGGCCGGCATTTAAGCGGATGGTGAATCCCCACGGTTATCATGTCGATTTATCCCAAAATCTTTGGACCTTAAAACAACAATTGTTGAGTGACGCCGAATGA
- a CDS encoding type II secretion system F family protein produces the protein MPVYKYTAKNLQSQMVKGTMEAASSDLVRRTLRQNNEFALKITEVSEHHKVYKLKPMELSDFSRQISGMLASGITMIRAIKIMEERDIKPPIKKVYSILYQEIQRGNTLSYAMEATGGSFPELLINMYKSGEASGQMEGTARKMADHYEKEHKLRGKIKSAMTYPIILFFITIMVVILIFTLILPQFFTLFEGIELPAITQLMINISNSMTTYWYIYLIGTLILIVLGSFLITVPGVKKALDQFKLKIPQIGKLMKIIYTARFARTLSSLYSSGLAMINALTISGDTIGNTYLQSQFPHAIEQVRNGEPLSASIQTIEGFDAKLVSTIYIGEESGNLDDMLESVADSFDYEAEMATTRLVTFIEPIMIIIMAVIVGGIMLSVMLPIMSLYQNIG, from the coding sequence ATGCCTGTTTATAAATACACTGCAAAAAACTTACAGTCTCAAATGGTAAAGGGCACCATGGAAGCCGCAAGTTCGGATTTGGTTCGACGAACGCTGCGGCAGAATAATGAATTTGCCTTAAAAATAACCGAAGTTTCGGAACATCATAAGGTTTATAAACTAAAACCAATGGAATTGTCGGATTTTTCCAGACAGATTTCCGGGATGTTGGCTTCAGGTATCACCATGATCCGGGCGATTAAGATTATGGAAGAACGTGATATTAAACCGCCGATCAAAAAAGTTTACAGTATCCTGTATCAGGAAATCCAACGGGGCAATACCCTGTCTTATGCCATGGAAGCAACCGGCGGCTCCTTTCCCGAGCTGCTGATCAATATGTATAAATCCGGGGAAGCCAGTGGTCAGATGGAGGGAACAGCCCGAAAGATGGCCGATCACTATGAGAAGGAACATAAGCTCCGGGGGAAAATTAAAAGTGCGATGACCTACCCGATCATTTTATTTTTTATCACGATCATGGTTGTGATTCTAATTTTTACCTTGATTTTACCCCAGTTTTTTACCCTCTTTGAAGGCATTGAATTGCCGGCGATTACGCAGTTAATGATTAATATCAGTAATTCGATGACCACCTATTGGTATATTTATCTTATCGGAACATTGATTTTAATTGTGTTGGGAAGCTTTCTGATAACAGTCCCCGGTGTCAAAAAAGCCTTGGATCAGTTTAAATTAAAAATCCCCCAGATCGGCAAGCTGATGAAGATTATTTACACTGCCCGTTTTGCCAGAACTCTAAGTTCACTATATTCCAGCGGTTTGGCGATGATCAACGCCCTGACCATCAGCGGGGATACCATCGGGAACACCTACTTGCAATCGCAGTTTCCTCATGCCATTGAGCAGGTACGCAATGGGGAGCCGCTTTCAGCGTCGATCCAAACCATTGAAGGGTTTGACGCCAAGCTGGTATCCACGATCTATATTGGCGAAGAATCCGGAAATCTGGATGATATGCTAGAATCAGTGGCGGACTCCTTTGACTATGAAGCGGAAATGGCGACCACCCGGCTGGTGACCTTTATTGAACCCATTATGATCATTATTATGGCTGTAATTGTCGGCGGTATCATGTTATCGGTGATGCTCCCAATTATGAGCTTGTATCAAAATATCGGATAG
- a CDS encoding type II secretion system protein produces the protein MELINRIKKNRKGFTLVEIIVVLVILAILAAFTIPTMLGFVNDARGKAMIAEARTVYVAAQSTATEFGATTSLTDGALSTALSSAAVATEKALATPGTTAANKASAQMAKYIGTDISIGTTAGLATWTVDVGAGSAATTETAQVTEVEFTKDGYTITISDDSATVVKN, from the coding sequence ATGGAATTAATTAACAGAATTAAAAAAAACAGAAAAGGATTTACCCTGGTCGAAATTATTGTAGTATTGGTGATCCTGGCGATCTTGGCGGCGTTTACGATTCCGACGATGTTGGGATTTGTGAATGATGCACGGGGAAAAGCGATGATAGCAGAGGCAAGAACGGTCTATGTCGCCGCACAATCGACAGCGACTGAGTTTGGTGCCACGACAAGTCTTACTGATGGAGCACTTTCAACAGCATTAAGTTCAGCGGCTGTAGCAACAGAAAAAGCACTGGCTACGCCAGGAACAACAGCAGCTAATAAGGCAAGTGCACAGATGGCTAAGTATATTGGTACGGATATTTCGATAGGAACTACAGCAGGTCTGGCTACTTGGACGGTGGATGTAGGTGCTGGTAGTGCAGCAACGACAGAAACAGCACAGGTTACAGAAGTTGAATTCACAAAAGATGGTTATACCATTACAATCTCAGATGACAGTGCCACAGTGGTTAAAAACTAA
- a CDS encoding AtpZ/AtpI family protein: MKRGKEKPYKYLAMISQIGISVLVPVGMMIVIGKVLDFYFHTGNLLVIILAVVGVMAGLRNLYVIPLRMSEKALKRDAENKTEEEKEQDKKRAQEYRDQVKRENDENDKDF, from the coding sequence ATGAAAAGAGGAAAGGAAAAGCCTTATAAATACCTGGCCATGATTTCTCAGATTGGGATCTCAGTGCTTGTCCCGGTGGGGATGATGATTGTGATTGGCAAGGTTCTTGATTTCTATTTTCATACGGGCAATCTGCTGGTAATTATTTTAGCGGTGGTGGGTGTTATGGCCGGTCTGAGAAACTTGTATGTGATTCCCCTGCGAATGAGTGAAAAGGCGCTAAAAAGAGACGCCGAGAACAAAACAGAGGAAGAAAAAGAACAGGATAAAAAACGTGCTCAAGAATACCGGGATCAGGTAAAAAGGGAAAATGATGAAAACGATAAAGATTTTTAA
- a CDS encoding A24 family peptidase — MLINSILYLYIFVIGIVIGSFLNVVIYRVPKALSFAKGRSFCPRCNAQIKGYHNIPLFSYFWLRGKCVDCGEPIAVRYPLVELFTGLMAILIFAVYGLSFQWLVVFSAGAILICITMIDFDTIGLSTLFQTTFLRSAVLNSIGVI, encoded by the coding sequence GTGCTGATTAACAGTATCCTCTATTTATATATCTTTGTTATCGGAATTGTTATCGGTAGCTTTCTTAACGTGGTTATCTACCGGGTACCCAAGGCGCTATCCTTTGCCAAGGGACGCTCGTTCTGCCCCCGTTGCAATGCTCAGATCAAGGGCTATCACAATATTCCGCTGTTTAGCTATTTCTGGCTACGGGGGAAATGCGTCGATTGCGGTGAGCCCATCGCCGTTCGCTATCCGTTAGTTGAACTCTTTACCGGGCTGATGGCAATCCTGATTTTTGCAGTTTATGGTCTATCCTTTCAGTGGCTGGTAGTATTCTCGGCAGGGGCCATTTTAATCTGTATTACCATGATTGACTTTGATACTATTGGATTGTCAACACTTTTTCAGACAACTTTTTTAAGGTCTGCTGTTTTGAATTCAATCGGCGTCATATAA